From one Bordetella genomosp. 9 genomic stretch:
- a CDS encoding alpha/beta hydrolase, which produces MPIARPPAPPPSRPHPRARAWPRFACVLATLALAACSTSFQPMGPASVTPAIDGNTLVSVDGAHLPLRNWQPAQPPWAAIVALHGMNDYSNAFDQAARYWAGQGIVTYAYDQRGFGAGPRPGIWADTATMVADLNAAVAAVSAAHPGVPVYVLGESMGGAVVASALGGPPGMGQHAPLSTHIAGAILSAPAMWGREVMNPFYRFTLWLGYNTVPGMEVEPPRGLKIMPSDNIEMLRALGKDPLVIKRTRIDALKGLVDLMSNAEDALPAIPPNVPLLVLFGRHEQVLPDKVVTETLRRIEIAPVDARPRVALYSDGYHMLLRDLQAEIVWRDIAAWMRAPMVAALPSGAEQHYPTAQAPAPGPRATQAYAGGARP; this is translated from the coding sequence ATGCCGATCGCCCGTCCGCCCGCTCCGCCGCCCAGCCGCCCGCATCCGCGCGCGCGGGCCTGGCCGCGGTTCGCCTGCGTGCTGGCCACGCTGGCGCTGGCGGCCTGCAGCACCAGCTTCCAGCCCATGGGCCCGGCCAGCGTCACGCCGGCGATCGACGGCAATACCCTGGTGTCCGTCGACGGGGCGCACCTGCCCCTGCGCAACTGGCAGCCGGCCCAGCCGCCCTGGGCGGCCATCGTCGCGCTGCACGGGATGAACGATTATTCCAATGCGTTCGACCAGGCCGCCCGCTACTGGGCGGGACAGGGCATCGTGACCTATGCCTATGATCAACGCGGCTTCGGCGCCGGGCCCAGGCCGGGGATCTGGGCGGATACCGCCACCATGGTCGCCGACCTGAACGCCGCCGTCGCCGCGGTGTCCGCCGCGCATCCCGGCGTGCCGGTCTACGTGCTGGGCGAAAGCATGGGCGGCGCCGTGGTGGCGTCCGCGCTGGGCGGTCCGCCGGGCATGGGACAGCATGCACCGCTGTCCACGCATATCGCCGGCGCCATCCTGTCGGCCCCCGCCATGTGGGGCCGGGAGGTCATGAACCCGTTCTACCGCTTCACCCTATGGCTGGGCTACAACACCGTCCCCGGCATGGAAGTCGAGCCGCCGCGCGGCCTGAAGATCATGCCGTCCGACAACATCGAAATGCTGCGCGCGCTGGGCAAGGACCCGCTGGTCATCAAGCGCACGCGCATCGACGCCTTGAAAGGGCTGGTGGACCTGATGAGCAACGCCGAAGACGCCCTGCCCGCCATCCCGCCGAACGTTCCGCTGCTGGTGCTGTTCGGGCGCCACGAACAGGTGCTGCCCGACAAGGTGGTCACCGAAACCCTGCGCCGTATCGAGATCGCCCCCGTCGACGCGCGCCCGCGCGTCGCGCTGTACAGCGACGGCTACCACATGCTGCTCCGGGACCTGCAGGCCGAGATCGTCTGGCGCGACATCGCGGCATGGATGCGCGCCCCCATGGTGGCCGCCCTGCCCAGCGGCGCGGAACAACACTACCCCACCGCGCAAGCCCCCGCCCCCGGGCCGCGCGCCACGCAGGCCTACGCGGGCGGCGCACGACCCTGA
- the modA gene encoding molybdate ABC transporter substrate-binding protein, whose product MKLRMILLALGLCAALAATMARAADVQVAVAANFTAPMKAIADAFQKKTGDTVVAAYGATGQFYAQMKNGAPFEVFLAADDSTPARLDQEKATVPGTRFTYAIGALALWSAREGYVDKDGKVLKRGGFAHLSIANPKAAPYGLAAIQTLEKLGLMDTLRPRIVEGQNISQAQQFIASGNAELGFVALSQVYKDGKLTSGSAWIVPESLHEPIRQDAVILEKGKDNPAARAFVDFLKGPEAEKIILSFGYKR is encoded by the coding sequence ATGAAGCTGCGAATGATCCTCCTGGCCCTGGGGCTGTGCGCCGCGCTGGCCGCCACGATGGCGCGCGCCGCCGACGTCCAGGTGGCCGTGGCGGCCAACTTCACCGCGCCGATGAAGGCGATCGCCGACGCCTTCCAGAAAAAGACCGGCGATACGGTCGTCGCGGCCTATGGCGCCACCGGCCAGTTCTACGCCCAGATGAAGAACGGCGCGCCCTTCGAAGTGTTCCTGGCGGCCGACGACAGCACGCCCGCCAGGCTGGACCAGGAAAAGGCCACCGTGCCCGGGACTCGCTTCACCTACGCCATCGGCGCGCTGGCGCTCTGGTCGGCCAGGGAAGGCTACGTCGACAAGGATGGCAAGGTCCTGAAGCGGGGCGGCTTCGCCCACCTGTCGATCGCCAACCCCAAGGCGGCGCCCTATGGCCTGGCGGCCATCCAGACGCTGGAAAAGCTGGGATTGATGGACACGCTGCGGCCCAGAATCGTCGAAGGCCAGAACATCAGCCAGGCGCAGCAGTTCATCGCCAGCGGCAATGCGGAATTGGGCTTCGTCGCCCTGTCCCAGGTCTACAAGGACGGCAAGCTGACCAGCGGTTCCGCCTGGATCGTCCCGGAATCGCTGCACGAGCCGATCCGCCAGGACGCGGTCATCCTGGAAAAGGGCAAGGACAACCCCGCGGCGCGGGCTTTCGTGGATTTCCTGAAAGGCCCGGAGGCTGAGAAAATCATCCTTTCCTTCGGCTACAAACGCTAA
- the modB gene encoding molybdate ABC transporter permease subunit, with product MLTSEDAAAIWLTLKLAALTTCLLLVIGTPIAWWLARTSSRWRGPVSAVVALPLVLPPTVIGFYLLLAMGPNGYVGKLTQALGIGTLPFSFAGLVVGSLVYSLPFVVQPLHNAYAAVGRWPLEAAATLRASAWDRFVTVALPLARPGYLTAAVLGFAHTVGEFGVVLMIGGNIPGRTRVVSVQIYDHVEALEYSRAHILAAGMVVLSFLILLLLYARRRDPWSKA from the coding sequence ATGCTGACGAGCGAGGACGCGGCCGCCATCTGGCTTACGCTGAAGCTGGCGGCGCTGACCACCTGCCTGCTGCTGGTCATCGGCACGCCCATCGCCTGGTGGCTGGCGCGTACCTCGTCGCGCTGGCGCGGCCCGGTCAGCGCGGTGGTGGCGCTGCCGCTCGTCCTGCCGCCCACGGTGATCGGTTTCTATCTGTTGCTCGCGATGGGGCCGAACGGCTATGTCGGCAAGCTGACCCAGGCCCTGGGCATCGGTACGCTGCCGTTCAGTTTCGCCGGTCTGGTGGTGGGCTCGCTGGTGTATTCGCTGCCGTTCGTGGTCCAGCCCCTGCACAATGCCTACGCCGCGGTCGGCCGTTGGCCCCTGGAAGCCGCCGCCACGCTGCGGGCGAGCGCCTGGGACCGTTTCGTGACGGTGGCGCTGCCGCTGGCGCGTCCGGGCTACCTGACGGCCGCCGTGCTGGGCTTCGCCCACACCGTGGGCGAATTCGGCGTGGTGCTGATGATAGGCGGCAATATTCCTGGCCGCACCCGCGTGGTCTCGGTACAGATCTACGACCACGTCGAAGCCCTGGAATACAGCCGCGCGCACATCCTGGCGGCCGGGATGGTGGTGCTTTCCTTCCTGATCCTGCTGTTGCTTTACGCACGGCGCCGCGATCCCTGGAGCAAGGCGTGA
- the modC gene encoding molybdenum ABC transporter ATP-binding protein, translating to MEAGGGRTIEARFRLRYGDFGLDVGLNLPGGGVTALFGPSGSGKTTLLRCIAGLETADPGYLSVNGEVWLDTSRGYVLPPHRRPLGYVFQDANLFPHLDVRANLHYGYKRVAPAERRIQPDDAIALLGIGHLLARMPARLSGGERQRVGIARALLTSPRLLLMDEPLAALDDRRKQEIVPYLERLHDELDIPVIYVSHAAHEVARLADHVVLMDNGRVVSSGPIAETLADLGLPPARGDDASVVVQGVAAGYDESYRLLSVGLPGSRSTLRVVHAAAPAGRRMRLVVKARDVSLALTRQDDGSMLNILPVTVQGSTPADNPAHVMVRLDADGTPLLARVTRYSHDRLELTPGLRLWAQIKAVSLLV from the coding sequence ATCGAAGCGGGCGGCGGGCGGACGATAGAAGCCCGATTCCGCCTGCGCTACGGCGATTTCGGCCTGGACGTGGGGCTGAACCTGCCGGGCGGCGGTGTGACGGCGCTGTTCGGGCCCTCGGGGTCGGGCAAGACCACGCTGCTGCGTTGCATCGCCGGGCTGGAAACCGCCGACCCCGGCTATCTGAGCGTCAATGGCGAGGTCTGGCTGGATACCTCGCGTGGCTACGTATTGCCGCCGCACCGGCGGCCGCTGGGCTACGTTTTCCAGGACGCGAACCTGTTCCCGCACCTGGACGTGCGCGCCAACCTGCACTACGGCTACAAGCGCGTGGCGCCGGCGGAGCGCCGCATACAGCCCGACGACGCGATCGCCTTGCTGGGCATCGGGCACCTGTTGGCGCGCATGCCGGCCAGGTTGTCGGGCGGCGAACGCCAGCGGGTGGGCATCGCCCGGGCGCTATTGACCAGCCCCCGCCTGTTGCTGATGGACGAGCCCCTGGCCGCGCTGGACGACCGCCGCAAGCAGGAGATCGTGCCTTACCTGGAACGGCTGCACGATGAGCTCGATATCCCGGTGATCTACGTCAGCCACGCGGCCCACGAGGTCGCGCGCCTGGCGGATCACGTGGTCCTGATGGACAACGGCCGCGTGGTGTCCAGCGGGCCGATCGCGGAAACGCTGGCCGACCTCGGCCTGCCACCGGCGCGCGGCGACGATGCCTCGGTCGTGGTGCAGGGCGTCGCCGCGGGGTACGACGAAAGCTACCGGCTGCTGTCGGTGGGCTTGCCCGGCAGCCGTTCCACCCTGCGGGTGGTGCACGCCGCCGCGCCGGCGGGGCGGCGCATGCGTCTGGTGGTCAAGGCGCGCGACGTCAGCCTGGCGCTGACCCGGCAGGACGACGGCAGCATGCTCAACATCCTGCCGGTCACCGTACAGGGCAGCACGCCGGCGGACAATCCCGCCCACGTGATGGTGCGCCTGGACGCGGACGGCACGCCCTTGCTGGCCCGCGTCACCCGCTATTCGCATGACCGCCTGGAGCTCACTCCGGGCTTGCGGCTGTGGGCGCAGATCAAGGCCGTTTCGCTGCTGGTTTGA
- a CDS encoding glycosyltransferase, which translates to MDLIQVSIVMPVYNCAAFLPASLDSLLGQRGLSLEIIAVNDGSSDDSLAVLRERARADARLRVIDQANQGPSVARNAGLQAARGEWIVFADADDWVTPDTLREWHDLARSGDVDVLIGNGYRFATEPLAPTKGPLLQRQRWGEVMSGPDWIVHCTSQGEWPHYVWLQLIRRSLIEQHGLRFTPALLHEDILWTLHLALAARRVGFARRPAYAYRLNPDSIVRSPSQASLARRAQSYVHILKTLVDCAGAVRGDPALRRALLRHANVECTHLESILRKEMHGGPLRRDVARRLHEMKIWRALWRGASGLRQRRRLARCYLTVARYRR; encoded by the coding sequence GTGGATCTCATCCAGGTCAGCATCGTTATGCCGGTGTACAACTGCGCCGCGTTCCTGCCGGCATCGCTGGATTCCCTGCTGGGCCAGCGCGGGTTGTCACTGGAAATCATCGCGGTCAATGACGGTTCTTCCGACGACAGCCTTGCCGTGCTGCGCGAACGGGCGCGGGCGGATGCGCGCCTGCGCGTCATCGACCAGGCGAACCAGGGGCCGTCGGTGGCCCGCAATGCCGGATTGCAGGCGGCGCGCGGCGAGTGGATCGTGTTCGCCGATGCCGACGACTGGGTCACCCCGGATACCTTGCGGGAATGGCATGACCTGGCGCGCTCCGGCGACGTGGACGTCCTGATCGGCAACGGCTACCGCTTCGCCACCGAGCCGCTGGCGCCCACCAAGGGGCCACTGCTGCAGCGCCAACGCTGGGGCGAAGTCATGTCCGGCCCCGACTGGATCGTCCATTGCACCAGCCAGGGGGAATGGCCTCATTATGTCTGGTTGCAGCTGATCCGGCGTTCTTTGATCGAGCAGCATGGATTGCGTTTCACGCCGGCCCTGCTGCACGAGGACATACTCTGGACGCTGCATCTGGCGCTGGCGGCCCGGCGCGTGGGCTTCGCGCGCCGGCCCGCGTATGCCTACCGCCTCAACCCGGATTCCATCGTTCGTTCCCCATCCCAGGCGTCGCTGGCGCGTCGGGCGCAGAGCTACGTCCACATACTGAAGACCCTGGTCGACTGCGCGGGCGCCGTGCGCGGCGATCCGGCGCTGCGGCGTGCGCTGTTGCGGCACGCCAATGTGGAATGCACGCATCTGGAAAGCATCCTGCGCAAGGAAATGCATGGCGGGCCCTTGCGCCGCGATGTGGCCCGCCGGCTGCATGAGATGAAGATCTGGCGCGCGCTGTGGCGGGGCGCCAGCGGTCTCAGGCAACGCCGCCGCCTGGCCCGCTGCTATCTGACCGTCGCACGCTATCGCCGATGA
- a CDS encoding winged helix-turn-helix domain-containing protein — MPNAAVSAGRADARFRLRIRKGELLAIGPGKVALLEAIAEHGSISAAARSLGMSYRRAWLLIDELNRALAEPATESGPGGASGGGSTLTSVGARIIALYRGIETRAQDACKDQIRELTSLLSQDPGLPSA, encoded by the coding sequence ATGCCGAACGCCGCCGTGTCTGCCGGCCGGGCCGATGCGCGCTTTCGCCTGCGCATCCGCAAGGGCGAGCTGCTGGCGATCGGGCCCGGCAAGGTCGCGCTGCTGGAAGCCATCGCCGAGCATGGATCGATATCCGCGGCGGCGCGCAGCCTGGGCATGTCGTATCGCCGGGCGTGGCTGCTGATCGACGAATTGAACCGCGCCCTGGCCGAACCGGCGACGGAGTCCGGCCCGGGGGGCGCCAGCGGCGGCGGCAGCACCTTGACGTCGGTGGGCGCACGCATCATTGCCTTGTACCGGGGCATCGAGACGCGGGCCCAGGACGCGTGCAAGGACCAGATACGGGAATTGACCTCGCTGCTCAGTCAGGACCCGGGTTTACCCTCCGCCTGA
- a CDS encoding LysR family transcriptional regulator, which yields MNLNLRQLEAFVLLARLGGFSRAADQLHLTQAGLSILIRRLEERLDTRLVERTTRSVALTPAGSQVLPIAERMLADAQAVLACGRGLAADQAGRISLGLAPQLAGTVLPEVLKAFRDDYPRVSVVFRECVNEEIIGRIYAREIDFGLGFGIQKNSELDSQALTEDTLAVAFPPGHALARKRIVRWKDILSEPIITLTVGSTVRTLTENVFMGAGQALRPAYEATNTITALALAREDLGVAIVPTSIRPAAAAHDMLLTPLRDPVVRRSLNLITRRGSVLSDPSQRFIDLFSAAVAQIDTHAGGTGRTSRRKK from the coding sequence ATGAATCTGAACCTGCGCCAATTGGAAGCCTTCGTGCTGCTCGCGCGCCTGGGCGGGTTTTCGCGGGCCGCGGATCAGCTGCATCTGACGCAGGCCGGATTGAGCATCCTGATCAGGCGGCTGGAAGAACGTCTCGATACGCGGCTGGTCGAGCGCACCACGCGCAGCGTCGCGCTGACGCCGGCCGGCAGCCAGGTATTGCCCATCGCCGAACGCATGCTGGCGGATGCGCAGGCCGTGCTGGCGTGCGGGCGCGGCCTGGCCGCGGACCAGGCGGGCCGGATCTCACTGGGCCTGGCGCCGCAGTTGGCGGGAACGGTGCTGCCGGAAGTACTGAAAGCCTTCCGCGACGACTACCCGCGCGTGTCGGTGGTGTTCCGCGAATGCGTGAACGAGGAAATCATCGGCCGGATCTACGCGCGCGAAATCGACTTCGGGCTGGGGTTCGGCATACAGAAGAACAGCGAACTGGATAGCCAGGCCTTGACCGAGGACACGCTGGCGGTGGCCTTTCCGCCGGGACATGCGCTGGCGCGCAAACGCATCGTGCGCTGGAAGGACATCCTGTCCGAACCCATCATCACCCTGACCGTGGGCAGCACGGTGCGCACGCTGACCGAGAACGTATTCATGGGCGCGGGCCAGGCGCTGCGGCCGGCATACGAAGCGACCAACACGATCACCGCGCTGGCGCTGGCGCGCGAGGACCTGGGCGTGGCCATCGTGCCGACCAGCATACGGCCGGCCGCCGCGGCGCACGACATGCTGCTCACGCCGCTGCGCGACCCGGTGGTGCGGCGTTCGCTGAACCTGATCACGCGGCGGGGATCGGTGCTGTCGGATCCGAGCCAGCGCTTCATCGACCTGTTCAGCGCCGCTGTGGCGCAGATCGACACCCATGCCGGGGGGACGGGACGAACGTCGCGCAGGAAGAAGTGA
- a CDS encoding 3-isopropylmalate dehydratase large subunit — translation MGYTAIEKVLARTSGKPGVRAGDLVYPEPDMVMIHDGLVKEAKVELDRIGIGRVMQPQKVMMVSDHDTVYGSDRAAERGAFNRKAAAQWGVGNFYDAGRGGHGHIFPMEDGKVLPGMFYFDNDTHATNAGAVGAFGMRVGNEISRVLATGTTWVEVPRTVLLELRGRLADGVMARDIGFFLARQVKRKVLDIDLDYRVVEYAGDLDAFGFGARVALCSTPTEMRAAGVFVPPSEAMLAYCRRHAQRDFEPVYSDPDAEYESRHLIELAHIAPQVSLPGNVGNAVDVGEAAGTRIDHAFIGSCGSGTYEDMLRAASVLKGRRIADHVRLFIVPGTEKSTRRLAEEGVMQVLLDAGAMLLPAGCGPCNDAVVGPLASGEASISTATNNNAGRFGPTDARLYLGNPATVAASAVAGCIADPRGLDADADLYRRSEAAYE, via the coding sequence ATGGGTTACACCGCTATCGAAAAGGTGCTGGCACGGACTTCGGGTAAACCCGGCGTTCGTGCGGGCGATCTGGTTTACCCGGAGCCCGACATGGTGATGATCCACGACGGCCTGGTGAAGGAAGCCAAGGTCGAACTGGACCGCATCGGCATCGGCCGCGTCATGCAGCCGCAGAAGGTCATGATGGTCAGCGACCATGACACGGTCTACGGCAGCGACCGCGCCGCCGAGCGCGGCGCCTTCAATCGCAAGGCGGCGGCGCAATGGGGCGTGGGCAACTTCTATGACGCGGGACGCGGCGGCCACGGCCATATCTTCCCGATGGAAGACGGCAAGGTCCTGCCCGGCATGTTCTATTTCGACAACGACACCCACGCCACCAATGCCGGCGCCGTCGGCGCCTTCGGCATGCGGGTGGGCAATGAGATCTCGCGCGTGCTGGCCACCGGGACGACCTGGGTGGAAGTGCCGCGCACGGTGTTGCTGGAACTGCGCGGCCGGCTGGCCGACGGCGTCATGGCGCGCGATATCGGTTTCTTCCTGGCGCGCCAGGTCAAGCGCAAGGTGCTGGACATCGACCTGGATTACCGCGTGGTCGAATATGCCGGCGACCTCGATGCCTTCGGCTTCGGCGCGCGCGTGGCCCTGTGCAGCACGCCCACGGAAATGCGCGCGGCCGGCGTTTTCGTGCCGCCGTCGGAGGCCATGCTGGCCTACTGCCGGCGCCATGCGCAGCGCGACTTCGAGCCCGTGTACAGCGATCCCGACGCGGAATATGAATCGCGGCACCTGATCGAACTGGCGCATATCGCGCCCCAGGTCTCCCTGCCGGGCAACGTCGGCAATGCGGTGGACGTGGGCGAAGCCGCGGGCACGCGCATCGACCACGCCTTCATCGGTTCCTGTGGCTCCGGCACCTACGAAGACATGCTGCGCGCGGCCAGCGTACTGAAGGGCCGGCGTATCGCCGATCACGTCAGGCTGTTCATCGTGCCCGGCACCGAAAAGTCCACCCGCCGGCTGGCGGAAGAGGGCGTCATGCAAGTGTTGCTGGACGCCGGCGCGATGCTGCTGCCGGCCGGCTGTGGCCCCTGCAACGACGCGGTGGTCGGGCCGCTGGCGTCGGGCGAAGCTTCCATTTCGACCGCCACGAACAACAACGCGGGGCGCTTCGGGCCGACCGACGCGCGCCTGTACCTGGGCAATCCGGCCACGGTGGCGGCGTCGGCGGTGGCCGGCTGTATCGCCGATCCGCGCGGGCTGGATGCCGATGCCGACCTGTATCGCCGTAGCGAGGCCGCCTATGAATGA
- a CDS encoding Bug family tripartite tricarboxylate transporter substrate binding protein, with the protein MSISRSRFLRGALACAVLCASSTLVRAADTYPNGPIRFVVPATAGGTTDVLARVVAQHMTQSWGVPVIVENRAGAGGVIGASYVISSKPDGQTVLIAPSAFGVRSALDRRLPYDPLKDLAGVGLMARSPSFLVVSTSLGVKSLAELAAYAKARPDGVAYGSAGAGSTGHLHAAQFAAVYGFSGVHVPYRGTPEAVTDVMQNRVQYAFAPGPNALPLARDGRLVVLGATSAAGQKFLPGVAVVNKPGMDGVNADDWFGALVPGKTPMDVRQKLSAEIARILALPDVRKRLNDLGAEPVSSTPEQFDTMLKDYVTSIRKLGEEMNISLE; encoded by the coding sequence ATGTCCATATCTCGATCGCGTTTCCTGCGCGGAGCGCTGGCTTGTGCCGTCCTCTGCGCGTCGTCCACCCTGGTGCGGGCGGCGGATACTTACCCCAATGGTCCCATCCGGTTCGTGGTGCCGGCCACGGCCGGCGGCACCACCGATGTGCTGGCGCGCGTGGTGGCGCAGCACATGACGCAATCGTGGGGCGTTCCCGTGATCGTGGAAAACCGCGCCGGGGCCGGTGGGGTCATCGGCGCCTCGTACGTCATCTCCAGCAAGCCCGACGGCCAGACCGTGCTGATCGCGCCCAGCGCCTTCGGCGTGCGGTCCGCGCTGGACAGGCGGCTGCCCTATGATCCCTTGAAGGATCTTGCCGGGGTGGGCCTGATGGCGCGCTCGCCCAGCTTCCTGGTGGTATCGACCAGCCTGGGCGTGAAGTCGCTGGCCGAGCTGGCGGCCTATGCGAAGGCGCGGCCGGATGGCGTCGCCTACGGTTCCGCCGGGGCCGGCAGCACCGGGCACCTGCACGCGGCGCAATTCGCGGCGGTGTACGGGTTCTCGGGTGTGCACGTGCCGTATCGCGGCACCCCGGAAGCGGTGACGGACGTCATGCAGAACCGGGTGCAGTATGCCTTCGCGCCGGGTCCGAATGCCTTGCCGCTGGCGCGCGACGGTCGCCTGGTGGTCCTGGGCGCGACGTCCGCAGCGGGGCAGAAGTTCCTGCCGGGCGTGGCCGTGGTCAACAAACCTGGCATGGACGGCGTCAACGCCGACGACTGGTTCGGCGCCCTGGTGCCCGGCAAGACGCCGATGGATGTACGGCAGAAGCTCAGTGCCGAAATCGCCCGGATCCTGGCCTTGCCGGACGTGCGCAAGCGGCTGAACGATCTGGGCGCCGAGCCCGTGTCCAGCACGCCCGAGCAATTCGACACGATGCTCAAGGACTACGTGACGTCGATACGCAAGCTCGGCGAAGAGATGAATATCTCGCTGGAGTAA
- a CDS encoding Spy/CpxP family protein refolding chaperone gives MKLRITVLAASLLFGSAALAQNSAVTATGAAATTQANARVEQHIKQLHDQLKITSAEEPQWTVVAQTMRDNAAQIDQLISKREDHDSMSALEDLDSYAQITQANSDGVKKLAAVFAPLYNAMPDDQKKNADKVFAESHERHAARKQQHKAAPAPSQG, from the coding sequence ATGAAACTGCGCATCACCGTGTTGGCCGCATCGCTGCTATTCGGCAGCGCGGCCCTGGCGCAAAACTCCGCCGTGACCGCCACCGGCGCCGCCGCGACGACGCAGGCCAACGCGCGCGTCGAACAGCACATCAAGCAGCTGCACGACCAATTGAAAATCACCTCGGCCGAAGAGCCGCAATGGACGGTGGTCGCGCAGACCATGCGCGACAACGCCGCCCAGATCGACCAGTTGATTTCCAAGCGCGAAGATCACGACTCCATGTCCGCGCTCGAGGACCTGGACTCCTATGCCCAGATCACGCAGGCCAACTCCGACGGCGTGAAGAAACTGGCCGCCGTCTTCGCCCCGCTGTACAACGCCATGCCGGACGACCAGAAGAAGAACGCCGACAAGGTGTTCGCCGAATCGCATGAGCGCCACGCGGCGCGCAAGCAGCAGCACAAGGCTGCACCCGCCCCGAGCCAGGGCTGA
- a CDS encoding LysR substrate-binding domain-containing protein codes for MQPVSARLLSRLKLRHLTLLTRISPGDSLTRVAESLGVSQPAATKSLAEIEDLFGGPLFLRTARGLHPTPLGELAVVRARHMLQDIDHWALEMDALRGGHSAHLHVGAIPFISARVLVPTIERLYDGHRITVRLERATTDQLLQGLRAHELDCVIGRASVMIGMDELHHEVLYPQRPALVANPQLARRIARRRPDWRELAEMNWILPAPATPIGNMISELFTRAGVRPPSPRIQTYSMDVIALLMRHDDSLVSIVPEDIADDLARSGDVIRVAWDFDWSLPPISLIRRRRDVALEAEERFVEILREACRETVGDPSASDARPGPLAS; via the coding sequence GTGCAACCTGTCTCCGCCCGCCTGCTCTCGCGCCTGAAGCTGCGCCACCTGACCTTGCTCACCCGCATATCGCCTGGCGATTCGCTGACGCGGGTCGCGGAGTCCCTGGGCGTGAGCCAGCCGGCGGCGACCAAGTCGCTGGCCGAAATCGAGGATCTGTTCGGCGGGCCGCTGTTCCTGCGCACCGCGCGCGGGCTGCACCCCACGCCCCTGGGCGAGCTGGCCGTCGTGCGCGCGCGGCACATGCTGCAGGACATCGATCATTGGGCGCTGGAAATGGACGCACTACGCGGCGGGCATTCGGCGCACCTGCACGTCGGCGCGATCCCCTTCATCTCGGCGCGCGTACTCGTGCCGACCATAGAGCGGCTGTACGACGGCCATCGCATCACCGTGCGGCTGGAGCGCGCCACCACCGACCAGCTGCTGCAAGGCCTGCGGGCGCATGAACTCGACTGCGTCATCGGCCGGGCCTCGGTGATGATAGGCATGGACGAGCTGCATCATGAAGTCCTCTACCCCCAGCGGCCCGCGCTGGTCGCCAACCCGCAGTTGGCCCGGCGCATCGCGCGGCGCAGGCCCGACTGGCGCGAGCTGGCCGAGATGAACTGGATACTGCCCGCGCCGGCCACCCCGATCGGCAACATGATCAGCGAGCTTTTCACCCGCGCCGGCGTGCGGCCGCCGTCGCCACGCATACAGACCTATTCCATGGACGTCATCGCCTTGCTGATGCGCCATGACGACAGCCTGGTATCCATCGTTCCCGAGGACATCGCGGACGACCTGGCGCGCAGCGGCGACGTGATCCGCGTGGCCTGGGATTTTGACTGGTCGCTGCCGCCGATCAGCCTGATACGCCGCCGGCGCGATGTCGCCCTGGAAGCGGAAGAACGCTTCGTCGAAATCCTGCGCGAGGCCTGCCGCGAGACGGTGGGCGACCCGTCCGCCAGCGACGCGCGTCCCGGGCCGCTGGCGTCCTGA